In the Candidatus Eremiobacteraceae bacterium genome, one interval contains:
- a CDS encoding methylmalonyl-CoA mutase family protein — protein MAKTVDNMSEKTPARTNGANSKESAWRSAFEAGKKLPGANDRTISNHPLKPLYGPEDVAGLDVENDLGYPGQYPYTRGLHATGYRGRLWTMRQFAGFGTAKQTNERYKFLLAQGQTGLSVAFDMPALMGYDSDHPRALGEVGKCGVAISTLQDMMDLFDGIDLGKITTSMTINCTAPVALAMYIAAAEASGVPQDKLGGTLQADMLKEYIAQKEWIYPPEPSMRIIIDMIAYCSKHVPKWNTISISGYHIREAGSTAAQELAFTLADGFAYVEAGIKSGLNVDDFAPRLSFFFNSHSDFFEEIAKFRAARRIWARHMRDKYGAKNPRSHAMRFHTQTAGCSATAQQPDNNIMRTAFQALAAVLGGTQSLHTNSLDEVLALPTEKNVQIALRTQQVIAYETGVTNVIDPLGGSYFLEKLTDDIERAAEDYFRRIEEFGGVIPAIHAGFFQKEIADAAYVYQREIESGERIIVGVNEFLTDEEQPISLLKIDRAVELEQCRRVAEFRDGRDGTKVEEALAAFKRAAETTENLMPHYLNCVRSHATLGEISEALVPVFGRYREPAFV, from the coding sequence GTGGCGAAAACCGTCGACAATATGTCCGAAAAAACGCCCGCTCGCACGAACGGCGCGAACTCGAAGGAGTCGGCGTGGCGCAGCGCCTTTGAGGCCGGCAAGAAGCTGCCTGGCGCGAACGACCGCACGATCTCCAACCACCCGCTGAAACCGCTCTATGGACCCGAAGACGTCGCCGGACTCGATGTCGAGAACGACCTCGGCTACCCGGGGCAATATCCGTACACGCGCGGATTGCATGCGACCGGATACCGCGGCCGGCTCTGGACCATGCGTCAATTCGCCGGCTTCGGCACCGCAAAGCAGACCAACGAGCGTTACAAATTCCTCCTCGCTCAGGGTCAGACCGGGCTTTCCGTGGCGTTCGACATGCCCGCGCTCATGGGTTACGACTCGGATCACCCGCGCGCGCTCGGCGAGGTCGGCAAATGCGGCGTCGCGATCTCGACGCTGCAAGATATGATGGATCTGTTCGACGGCATCGACCTCGGCAAGATCACCACATCCATGACGATCAACTGCACGGCGCCCGTCGCACTGGCGATGTACATCGCGGCTGCAGAAGCGAGCGGCGTTCCGCAAGACAAGCTCGGCGGCACGCTGCAAGCAGACATGCTCAAGGAATACATCGCACAGAAAGAATGGATCTATCCGCCGGAACCGTCTATGCGCATCATCATCGACATGATCGCGTACTGCTCGAAGCACGTGCCGAAGTGGAACACGATCTCCATCTCCGGCTACCACATCCGCGAAGCTGGCAGCACCGCTGCGCAAGAGCTCGCCTTCACGCTGGCCGACGGGTTTGCGTACGTGGAAGCGGGGATCAAGAGCGGGCTGAACGTTGACGATTTCGCGCCCCGACTTTCGTTCTTCTTCAACTCGCACTCCGATTTCTTCGAGGAGATAGCGAAGTTCCGTGCGGCGCGGCGCATCTGGGCGCGTCACATGCGCGACAAGTACGGCGCGAAAAATCCGCGCTCGCATGCCATGCGCTTCCACACGCAGACCGCCGGTTGCTCAGCCACGGCGCAGCAGCCCGACAACAACATCATGCGCACGGCGTTCCAAGCGCTCGCCGCAGTGCTCGGCGGCACGCAGTCGCTGCACACGAATTCGCTCGACGAAGTGCTGGCGCTGCCCACCGAGAAGAACGTGCAGATCGCGCTGCGCACGCAGCAAGTCATCGCGTACGAGACGGGCGTCACGAACGTCATCGACCCGCTCGGCGGATCGTACTTCCTCGAGAAGCTCACCGACGACATCGAGCGCGCGGCAGAAGACTACTTCCGGCGTATCGAGGAGTTCGGCGGCGTCATCCCCGCGATCCACGCCGGCTTCTTCCAAAAGGAGATCGCAGACGCGGCGTACGTCTATCAGCGCGAGATCGAGAGCGGCGAACGGATCATCGTGGGCGTCAACGAATTTCTCACCGACGAAGAGCAGCCGATCTCGCTGCTCAAGATCGATCGCGCGGTCGAACTCGAACAGTGCCGGCGCGTCGCGGAATTCCGCGATGGGCGCGACGGCACAAAAGTCGAGGAAGCGCTTGCGGCGTTCAAACGCGCGGCCGAAACCACCGAGAATCTCATGCCGCACTACCTGAACTGTGTGCGCAGCCACGCCACGCTCGGCGAGATCTCCGAGGCGCTCGTGCCGGTCTTCGGGCGCTACCGCGAACCGGCGTTTGTGTAG
- a CDS encoding inner membrane CreD family protein — MVKHLIALLVILLGATASWMILGGTLYDRTNQATTEEQTEIQSLWGPDNKQVAPTVTYAARKSTRQLALDASTIDVNLALEERRKGLLYFNAYRVDFAGTYTITNSSNAHLLVFSLPLPAQDGVYDDVRLSVDGRPTSASIENNAIIGAISVPPGQAIEVLAAYRTQGSGQWLYDFGDGVNSVHDFDLTMHTNFAAIDFPAATLSPTSEQQSASGWRLEWRYKNLITGHDIGMVAPEPMQPGPLAQRITFWAPLSLLFYFFVMVILTTVRRIDLHAMNYFFLAASFFAFHLLFAWTVDRLSIGAAFALCSVVSMTMTITYLRLVVGLRFAAVEAGLAQLFYLILFSLALFNEGFSGLVVTVGAIITLYLSMLVTARLNWHQVFQTKPVVAE, encoded by the coding sequence ATGGTCAAGCACCTCATCGCGCTGCTCGTGATCCTACTCGGCGCGACGGCTTCATGGATGATCTTGGGCGGCACCCTCTACGATCGGACCAATCAAGCCACGACCGAAGAACAGACCGAGATCCAATCGCTGTGGGGGCCCGACAACAAACAGGTCGCGCCGACCGTGACGTACGCGGCGAGGAAGTCGACTCGCCAACTCGCCCTGGACGCGAGCACGATCGACGTGAACCTCGCACTTGAAGAACGCCGCAAGGGCTTGCTGTACTTCAACGCCTATCGCGTCGATTTTGCCGGCACGTATACGATCACCAATTCCAGCAATGCGCACCTTCTGGTTTTCTCGTTACCCTTGCCGGCGCAAGACGGCGTATACGACGATGTACGTCTTTCTGTCGACGGTCGCCCGACCTCCGCTTCGATCGAGAATAACGCGATCATCGGCGCCATCTCGGTGCCCCCCGGCCAGGCGATCGAAGTGCTCGCCGCATACCGGACGCAGGGCAGCGGCCAGTGGCTCTACGATTTCGGCGATGGCGTGAATTCCGTCCACGACTTCGACCTCACGATGCACACGAACTTCGCCGCGATCGACTTTCCGGCCGCGACGCTCTCTCCGACATCGGAGCAGCAGTCGGCGTCGGGGTGGCGGCTCGAGTGGCGCTACAAAAATCTGATCACGGGCCACGACATCGGAATGGTCGCACCCGAACCCATGCAGCCAGGTCCGCTCGCGCAACGCATCACGTTTTGGGCGCCGCTCTCGTTGCTGTTCTACTTTTTCGTGATGGTCATCCTGACGACGGTGCGCCGTATCGATCTGCACGCCATGAACTATTTCTTCCTCGCCGCGTCGTTCTTTGCGTTCCATCTGCTCTTCGCGTGGACGGTCGATCGACTGTCTATCGGCGCGGCGTTTGCGCTCTGTTCGGTCGTATCGATGACGATGACCATCACGTATCTTCGGCTTGTCGTCGGGCTGCGTTTTGCCGCGGTCGAAGCCGGCCTCGCCCAACTGTTCTATCTGATACTCTTCTCGCTTGCGCTCTTCAACGAAGGGTTCAGCGGACTCGTGGTGACGGTCGGAGCGATCATCACGCTGTACCTCTCCATGCTCGTCACGGCGCGGCTGAACTGGCATCAGGTGTTCCAGACGAAGCCGGTGGTCGCGGAATGA
- a CDS encoding cobalamin B12-binding domain-containing protein, with the protein MTERPIRILVAKAGLDGHDRGAKVIARALRDAGVEVIYTGLHQTPEQVVEAAIQEDVDGIGLSVLSGAHMTLFPRIKELLDREGASDIVLFGGGTIPDEDVKPLLEAGIAAIFTPGTPIATTIEFVRDACGKRARA; encoded by the coding sequence ATGACCGAGCGGCCGATTCGCATCCTCGTCGCCAAAGCCGGGCTCGACGGTCACGACCGCGGCGCCAAGGTGATCGCGCGCGCGCTGCGCGATGCGGGCGTCGAGGTGATCTACACGGGTTTGCATCAGACGCCCGAGCAAGTCGTCGAAGCCGCGATCCAAGAAGACGTCGACGGCATCGGCTTGTCCGTCTTGTCCGGCGCGCACATGACGCTCTTTCCGCGCATCAAAGAACTGCTGGACCGCGAGGGCGCGAGCGACATCGTGCTCTTCGGCGGCGGTACCATACCGGACGAAGACGTGAAGCCATTGCTCGAAGCCGGCATCGCTGCGATCTTCACGCCGGGAACGCCGATCGCCACGACGATCGAATTCGTGCGCGACGCATGCGGGAAGCGCGCGCGGGCCTGA
- the glmU gene encoding bifunctional UDP-N-acetylglucosamine diphosphorylase/glucosamine-1-phosphate N-acetyltransferase GlmU, producing the protein MSIDARAIVLAAGKGTRMKSATPKVLHEICGRSMLDHVLATARAANAKDLTVVVNADLIETCKALGVAFILQEPQNGTGHAVQMAMASLSGDDKPVLIVSADMPLVPSSLLEAVVAARHAAQAQLTFVTARVTLPTNFGRIIREGGIVKSIVENTDCTEEQRRIDEVNAGVYCFHSKALRNQLALLKPNNAQGELYLTDCIAGIAAEGGRIETVECDDPRLVMGVNNRAELAAARAVMQSRILTEHMLAGVTVVDPATTYVDIGVRLEPDVTIFPQTHVLGTSSIARGTKLGPCSQLCNAEVGEGCTVRWSVIEETRLGRGVSIGPFAHLRMGTDVQDGAHIGNFVELKKTKMGRGAKAGHLSYLGDATIGAGANIGAGTITCNWDGKEKHPTSIGEGAFIGSNSSLVAPITIGSGALTGAGAVVTHDVPAGERVAGNPAKPLPKKPK; encoded by the coding sequence GTGAGCATCGACGCGCGGGCGATCGTGCTCGCGGCCGGCAAGGGCACGCGCATGAAGAGCGCGACGCCGAAAGTGCTGCACGAGATCTGCGGACGGTCGATGCTCGACCACGTGCTCGCGACAGCGCGCGCGGCGAACGCCAAGGATTTGACCGTGGTCGTCAACGCCGATTTGATCGAGACGTGCAAAGCGCTCGGCGTCGCCTTTATTCTGCAAGAGCCGCAAAACGGCACCGGTCACGCCGTCCAGATGGCGATGGCCTCCCTCTCGGGCGATGATAAGCCGGTGCTGATCGTGAGCGCCGATATGCCGCTCGTGCCGAGCAGTCTGCTCGAGGCGGTGGTCGCGGCGCGGCACGCCGCACAGGCGCAGCTCACGTTCGTCACCGCCCGTGTAACACTCCCCACGAATTTCGGTCGTATCATCCGCGAGGGTGGCATCGTCAAAAGCATCGTGGAGAATACCGATTGCACCGAGGAACAGCGCCGGATCGACGAAGTGAATGCCGGCGTCTATTGCTTTCATTCCAAGGCGCTGCGCAATCAGCTCGCGCTTCTGAAGCCCAACAACGCGCAGGGCGAGCTCTATCTCACCGATTGCATCGCCGGCATAGCGGCGGAGGGCGGCCGCATCGAGACCGTCGAGTGCGACGATCCGCGTCTCGTGATGGGCGTGAACAACCGCGCCGAACTGGCAGCGGCGCGCGCCGTCATGCAGTCGCGCATTCTTACGGAACACATGCTCGCCGGCGTCACGGTCGTGGATCCGGCGACCACGTATGTCGATATCGGCGTGCGGCTCGAACCAGATGTCACGATCTTCCCACAGACGCACGTTCTCGGCACGTCTTCCATCGCGCGCGGCACAAAGCTCGGTCCATGCTCGCAGCTGTGCAACGCCGAAGTCGGTGAAGGCTGCACGGTGCGCTGGTCCGTGATCGAAGAGACGCGGTTGGGCCGCGGCGTCAGCATCGGTCCGTTCGCGCATCTGCGGATGGGAACCGACGTGCAAGACGGGGCGCACATCGGCAATTTCGTGGAATTGAAGAAAACGAAGATGGGCCGCGGCGCGAAAGCGGGTCATCTCTCGTATCTCGGCGATGCGACGATCGGCGCCGGCGCCAACATCGGCGCGGGCACCATCACGTGCAACTGGGATGGAAAAGAGAAGCATCCGACGTCGATCGGCGAGGGTGCGTTCATCGGGTCGAATTCGTCGCTCGTCGCACCGATAACGATCGGCAGCGGCGCGCTGACCGGAGCGGGCGCCGTCGTCACGCACGATGTGCCCGCGGGAGAGCGTGTCGCCGGCAATCCGGCGAAACCACTTCCTAAAAAACCGAAGTGA
- a CDS encoding type IV pilus twitching motility protein PilT, whose amino-acid sequence MFSQSVGELLMSVVEMDASDLHLIVGCPPIVRRFGELVPLEMPKVSADDARSLLAPMFTAEQSELLERNRQIDFACDFLGVARFRVHVSYERDRLNAEFRVIPFQPPRLEDLLLPPVVAEVATKPHGLVLVTGPTGAGKSTTLAGIVEYLNRSRSLRIVTIEEPIEFVHESAKAYITQREIGKDCKTYADAIRATLRQDPDVILIGEMRDLESIALSLGAAETGHLVLATLHTLSASDSVNRIVDVFPFEQQDQVRVQLASVIEAVFSQALVMRADGSGRVCAMEVLLGTPAVRAMIRENKTAQLADLLQTGTPEGIQSLDRHLAQLVQSGTVAMETAMLKATHADELQRMLGAVPLGERRSAITR is encoded by the coding sequence ATGTTTTCGCAGTCTGTCGGCGAGCTCTTGATGAGCGTTGTCGAGATGGATGCGTCCGATCTGCATCTCATCGTCGGCTGTCCGCCGATCGTGCGCCGCTTCGGCGAACTTGTTCCGCTCGAGATGCCGAAAGTTTCCGCCGACGACGCGCGTTCGTTGCTCGCCCCGATGTTCACCGCCGAACAATCGGAGCTGCTCGAGCGGAATCGCCAGATAGATTTCGCCTGCGACTTCCTCGGGGTAGCGCGCTTTCGCGTGCACGTCTCGTACGAACGCGATCGGCTGAACGCTGAGTTCCGAGTCATCCCGTTCCAGCCGCCGCGTCTTGAAGATCTTTTGCTGCCGCCGGTCGTCGCCGAGGTAGCCACTAAGCCGCATGGACTCGTGCTCGTCACGGGCCCGACCGGTGCGGGCAAATCCACGACGCTTGCCGGCATCGTCGAATACCTGAACCGTTCGCGCAGCCTGCGCATCGTGACGATAGAAGAGCCGATCGAATTCGTGCACGAGAGCGCGAAGGCGTATATCACGCAGCGCGAGATCGGAAAAGATTGCAAGACCTACGCCGATGCGATCCGCGCGACGCTACGTCAAGATCCCGACGTGATTCTCATCGGCGAGATGCGCGACCTCGAATCGATCGCGTTGTCGCTCGGCGCCGCTGAGACCGGGCATCTCGTGCTCGCGACACTGCACACGCTCTCTGCATCCGACTCAGTCAACAGGATCGTCGACGTGTTCCCGTTCGAGCAGCAGGATCAGGTGCGCGTGCAGCTTGCAAGCGTGATCGAGGCGGTTTTCTCGCAGGCACTTGTGATGCGCGCCGACGGCAGCGGCCGTGTCTGCGCGATGGAAGTGCTGCTCGGCACGCCGGCCGTGCGCGCGATGATCCGGGAGAACAAGACGGCGCAGCTCGCGGACCTGTTGCAGACCGGCACGCCCGAAGGCATTCAGTCGTTAGACCGGCACCTCGCGCAACTCGTGCAGTCGGGAACGGTTGCGATGGAGACCGCGATGCTCAAGGCGACGCACGCCGACGAGTTACAGCGCATGCTGGGCGCGGTGCCGCTCGGCGAGCGGCGCTCCGCGATCACCCGCTAG
- the gltX gene encoding glutamate--tRNA ligase, with protein sequence MADKIRVRFAPSPTGYLHVGGARTALFNWLFARHNGGDFVLRVEDTDTARNRDEFERGIFDGMRWLGLTWDEGPDISGAFGPYRQSERQALYRDAADKLRASGHVYECFCSDAEPETQSSETGTADRTAASCPCRALESAVRLERMAAGEPAALRMAVDPTRAITVVDLIRGDVTFPPGTVPDFVVVKRDGGALYNFAVVSDDHSMRITHVIRGEEHLANTPKQLLIYEALGWQPPSFAHIPIILNEQRRKLSKRDGATFVNDYETMGFLPQALVNFLALLGWSPGDNREILSIEEMIRDFTLAGVVKHPAIFDPAKLAWMNKEYMKGVAPADLARMVAALLPVLRPNAARTDAAHVARVTALLAERVHTIADIVEQGAYFFETDPPEPTPEALSKHCAAAETSERLTAVRDALATADDFNPAGVEAAIRGLAEAKGTKAATYIHPLRVALTGQAVSPGIFEVTSILGRDVALARIDALLHRLALTPAPRS encoded by the coding sequence ATGGCCGATAAGATCCGCGTGCGCTTTGCGCCGAGCCCCACCGGATATCTGCACGTCGGCGGAGCGCGCACGGCGCTCTTCAATTGGCTTTTCGCGCGGCACAACGGCGGCGACTTCGTCTTGCGCGTGGAGGACACCGATACCGCGCGCAACCGCGACGAGTTCGAGCGCGGCATCTTCGACGGCATGCGTTGGCTCGGCCTGACATGGGATGAGGGACCGGACATCAGCGGCGCGTTCGGGCCGTACCGTCAGAGCGAGCGTCAGGCGCTTTATCGCGACGCCGCAGACAAATTGCGCGCATCCGGACACGTCTACGAGTGTTTTTGTTCCGACGCCGAACCCGAAACGCAATCGAGCGAAACCGGCACCGCGGATCGCACCGCGGCATCGTGCCCGTGCCGCGCGCTCGAATCCGCGGTGCGGCTCGAACGGATGGCTGCGGGCGAACCGGCCGCACTGCGTATGGCCGTGGACCCCACGCGCGCGATCACCGTCGTCGATCTCATACGAGGAGACGTCACGTTTCCGCCGGGCACCGTGCCGGACTTCGTCGTGGTCAAGCGCGACGGCGGCGCGCTGTACAATTTCGCCGTTGTCTCCGATGACCATAGTATGCGCATCACGCACGTGATCCGGGGCGAAGAGCATCTCGCGAACACGCCCAAGCAGCTCTTGATCTACGAGGCGCTCGGATGGCAACCGCCGTCGTTTGCGCACATCCCGATCATCCTCAACGAGCAGCGGCGCAAACTCTCGAAGCGTGACGGCGCCACATTCGTCAACGACTATGAGACCATGGGCTTCTTGCCGCAAGCGCTCGTGAATTTTCTCGCGCTCTTGGGCTGGTCGCCGGGCGATAACCGCGAGATACTGTCCATCGAAGAGATGATCCGCGATTTCACGCTTGCCGGCGTCGTCAAGCACCCCGCGATTTTCGATCCGGCCAAGCTCGCCTGGATGAACAAAGAGTATATGAAGGGGGTCGCGCCGGCAGATCTCGCGCGCATGGTGGCGGCGCTGCTGCCCGTGCTGCGTCCGAATGCTGCGCGCACAGACGCGGCGCACGTCGCGCGCGTCACGGCGCTGCTTGCAGAGCGCGTCCACACGATCGCGGACATCGTCGAGCAAGGCGCGTACTTCTTCGAAACCGATCCGCCCGAGCCGACGCCGGAAGCTCTCAGCAAACATTGCGCCGCGGCGGAGACATCCGAACGGCTTACTGCGGTGCGCGATGCGCTCGCCACCGCCGACGATTTCAATCCAGCCGGCGTTGAAGCGGCGATCCGCGGTCTCGCCGAAGCGAAAGGCACAAAGGCCGCCACGTACATCCATCCGCTGCGCGTCGCGCTCACCGGTCAGGCGGTGAGTCCGGGCATATTCGAGGTCACATCCATTCTCGGTCGCGATGTCGCGCTCGCGCGCATCGACGCGCTCCTGCATCGGCTCGCGCTCACCCCGGCGCCGCGTTCGTGA
- a CDS encoding MBL fold metallo-hydrolase, with product MPAGGGFALYFREFYDEGLAQASYLIADPHAGVALVVDPRRDVQSYLDVAEREELRIIAVTETHIHADYLSGSRELAAASGATLMLSGEGGANWSYAGLDGSAHRLLRDGDEIAIGDVRVRALHTPGHTPEHLAFAVYDGAASADPMLLLSGDFVFVGDVGRPDLLEQAVGVAGSADAGARQMFESLRSKFLTLPDFVQVWPGHGAGSACGKAMSAVPSTTVGYERRFAWWAPFLRNGDVDGFVRELLDGQSDAPSYFARMKTMNRDGVPVLGRLPQPAQMDAEAVASALAGGATILDARDAESFATSHIKGAVNVPDGDRFSAWSAWIVPADKPVLLVAPATRVADLVRRLVRVGIDTIRGYVAPDSDGLPHSSLTFVDAGRAHDLWQSGAAVILDVRNRGEYTAEHIPGAVQIAAGRIVREIDRVPHDRALVVHCASGGRAAVAASALAARGFENITCMTGGIADWHERGYPLESGLVAM from the coding sequence ATGCCGGCCGGCGGGGGGTTCGCGTTGTACTTCCGAGAGTTCTACGACGAAGGTCTTGCGCAAGCGTCCTATCTCATAGCCGACCCGCACGCCGGCGTAGCGCTCGTCGTCGATCCGCGCCGAGATGTGCAATCGTATCTGGACGTGGCCGAGCGCGAAGAACTCCGCATCATCGCGGTCACCGAAACGCACATCCACGCCGACTACCTGTCCGGATCGCGCGAGCTTGCTGCCGCATCCGGCGCGACGCTGATGTTGTCCGGTGAAGGCGGTGCGAACTGGTCGTACGCCGGCTTGGACGGCTCTGCGCACCGGCTGCTTCGCGACGGCGACGAGATCGCGATCGGCGATGTCCGCGTGCGCGCGCTGCATACGCCGGGGCACACGCCGGAACATCTCGCGTTCGCGGTGTACGACGGCGCGGCATCTGCCGACCCGATGCTGCTGCTGAGCGGCGACTTTGTTTTTGTCGGAGACGTCGGGCGGCCGGATCTTCTCGAGCAGGCAGTCGGCGTCGCCGGGTCCGCAGACGCGGGCGCGCGCCAGATGTTCGAGAGTCTTCGATCCAAGTTTTTGACGTTACCTGATTTTGTGCAGGTCTGGCCCGGTCACGGCGCAGGTTCGGCGTGCGGCAAAGCGATGAGCGCTGTGCCGAGCACGACGGTTGGATACGAACGGCGCTTCGCTTGGTGGGCGCCGTTTCTGCGCAACGGCGACGTCGACGGCTTCGTGCGCGAGCTGCTCGACGGTCAATCAGATGCCCCGTCGTATTTCGCGCGCATGAAGACGATGAATCGCGATGGCGTGCCGGTGCTCGGCCGTTTGCCGCAGCCCGCGCAGATGGACGCGGAAGCTGTTGCCTCGGCTCTTGCCGGCGGCGCAACGATCCTCGATGCGCGCGATGCGGAATCGTTTGCAACGTCGCACATCAAGGGAGCGGTCAACGTTCCTGACGGGGATCGCTTCTCCGCGTGGAGCGCATGGATCGTGCCCGCCGACAAACCCGTGCTCCTTGTGGCGCCCGCGACCCGCGTTGCCGATCTCGTGCGGCGTCTCGTCCGCGTCGGCATCGACACCATCCGCGGCTACGTCGCTCCGGACAGCGACGGCTTGCCGCATTCGAGTCTGACATTTGTCGACGCCGGCCGCGCGCATGACTTGTGGCAATCCGGAGCGGCCGTGATTCTCGATGTTCGCAATCGCGGCGAATACACCGCGGAACATATTCCCGGTGCCGTGCAGATCGCCGCCGGACGCATCGTACGCGAGATCGATCGTGTGCCGCACGATCGGGCGCTCGTGGTCCACTGCGCGAGCGGCGGGCGCGCTGCCGTTGCCGCGAGTGCGCTCGCAGCGCGCGGCTTTGAGAACATCACCTGCATGACCGGCGGCATCGCCGATTGGCACGAGCGCGGTTACCCGCTCGAGTCCGGCCTCGTCGCAATGTAG
- a CDS encoding GGDEF domain-containing protein → MNPIAYIGWAVAVVLAAIWAVLWRRQTGRLRALDQRAKQAEQRFYLLETVAPELTDVATESTAATCTRILDRLNRLVPADVQLCFFNEDGRLVLGAKSGTGYAGYLRDGEAYEGATIVHWVRDHACTAIVGPEPAYIPKVVDLARDPEAAKSGVGPVAGSRDRVWALAVPLTRDRGSGRQLEIVGVLYVERAKDQPLTEGDVLTVETVGRLASDALQRARFADSLRHASNTDALTRLLTPAAFRQRLRDEVDGRRFADKFASRDLALFFIDTDNFKLWNDSFGHAAGDKLLRALADIFSETATTHHGFAGRNGGDEFCIALLDRRKEEAIKLAEGLRARVELTNFASHLGIAAADGARVTLSIGVSHYPNDVATDSPQAAGRLLEAADARMYEAKRGGRNQVAFNLGRALPRRQPLPGEGPISRR, encoded by the coding sequence GTGAACCCGATCGCCTATATCGGCTGGGCCGTCGCCGTCGTCCTCGCGGCGATCTGGGCCGTGCTCTGGCGTCGTCAAACCGGGCGGCTTCGCGCGCTCGATCAGCGCGCGAAACAAGCCGAACAGCGTTTCTATCTGCTTGAGACGGTTGCGCCCGAGCTTACGGATGTCGCCACCGAATCCACTGCGGCGACCTGCACGCGCATTCTGGATCGCCTCAACAGACTCGTGCCGGCTGACGTCCAGCTCTGCTTTTTCAACGAGGATGGCAGACTCGTGCTCGGCGCAAAGTCCGGCACGGGTTACGCCGGTTACTTGCGCGACGGAGAGGCCTACGAAGGCGCCACGATCGTGCATTGGGTACGCGACCACGCGTGCACGGCGATCGTCGGGCCCGAACCCGCGTACATCCCCAAAGTCGTGGATCTTGCTCGTGATCCGGAGGCGGCGAAGTCCGGCGTGGGACCGGTCGCGGGCAGCCGCGATCGCGTCTGGGCGCTCGCCGTGCCGTTGACGCGCGACCGCGGTTCCGGCCGCCAGCTTGAGATCGTCGGCGTGCTGTACGTGGAGCGTGCGAAGGACCAACCCTTGACGGAAGGCGACGTGCTGACCGTCGAAACCGTCGGCCGCCTCGCGTCCGACGCGCTGCAGCGCGCGCGCTTCGCCGACAGTTTGCGTCATGCGTCGAACACCGATGCGCTGACCCGATTGTTGACCCCCGCGGCGTTCCGTCAGCGCCTGCGCGACGAAGTGGACGGCCGCCGTTTTGCCGACAAGTTCGCGAGCCGCGATCTTGCGCTGTTCTTCATCGACACTGATAATTTCAAACTCTGGAACGACTCATTCGGTCATGCCGCAGGCGACAAACTGCTCCGCGCGCTTGCGGACATCTTCAGCGAGACCGCGACGACACATCACGGATTCGCCGGCCGCAACGGCGGCGACGAATTTTGCATCGCGCTCCTCGATCGGCGCAAGGAAGAAGCGATCAAGCTCGCCGAGGGTCTTCGCGCGCGCGTCGAGCTGACGAATTTCGCGTCGCATCTCGGCATTGCGGCTGCCGACGGCGCCCGGGTGACGCTCTCCATCGGCGTGTCGCACTATCCGAACGACGTCGCGACCGATTCGCCGCAGGCGGCGGGGCGGCTGCTTGAAGCGGCAGACGCGCGTATGTACGAAGCCAAGCGCGGCGGGCGCAACCAGGTGGCCTTCAATCTCGGCCGCGCGTTGCCGCGCCGGCAGCCGCTCCCGGGCGAGGGTCCGATTTCCCGGCGCTAA
- a CDS encoding cupin domain-containing protein has product MKQFAFAVAAAALLAGGTVAFASSMLKPSIFTPDSMHWMPGTGQIPSTVGVMVLDGDPTKPGPFTIRLNIPDGTKFPAHYHDDTERLTIISGTFMAGIGDTFDSTKLVALPAGSYAVLPAHLWHYAMAKGDTVVQVNGTGPFAMKTDAMGGSH; this is encoded by the coding sequence ATGAAGCAGTTCGCATTCGCCGTTGCAGCGGCAGCATTGCTCGCCGGCGGCACCGTGGCATTCGCAAGCTCGATGCTCAAACCGTCCATCTTCACTCCGGACTCGATGCACTGGATGCCTGGGACCGGACAGATTCCTTCGACCGTGGGCGTGATGGTGCTCGACGGCGATCCGACCAAACCGGGGCCGTTCACCATTCGCCTCAATATTCCGGACGGCACGAAATTTCCGGCGCACTATCATGACGACACCGAACGCCTGACGATCATATCGGGAACGTTCATGGCGGGCATCGGCGACACTTTCGACTCGACGAAGCTCGTGGCGCTCCCGGCCGGCTCGTATGCCGTGCTGCCCGCTCACCTGTGGCACTACGCGATGGCGAAGGGCGATACGGTGGTGCAGGTCAACGGCACCGGCCCGTTCGCGATGAAGACGGACGCGATGGGCGGCAGCCACTAG